One Setaria italica strain Yugu1 chromosome I, Setaria_italica_v2.0, whole genome shotgun sequence DNA window includes the following coding sequences:
- the LOC101783546 gene encoding xaa-Pro dipeptidase, with product MAASSPSSLTPPAVPMELHAGNRDRLVAALRGHLSASGRPPRGLVLLQGGEEQTRYCTDHLELFRQESYFAYLFGVQEPGFYGAIDIASGQSILFAPRLPADYAVWMGEIKPLSYFRDTYKVDMAFYVDEITQVVQDRYGDHGKPLLFLLYGKNTDSGNFSKPASFEGMEKFDTDLSILHPVLTECRVIKSDLELAVIQYANDISSEAHIEVMRRARPGMKEYQLESIFLHHVYMYGGCRHCSYTCICATGDNSAVLHYGHAAAPNDRTLNDGDMALMDMGGEYHFYGSDITCSYPINGKFNSSQIIIYNAVLKAHNAVISYMRPGVNYMDMHKLAERAILESLKKEQILQGDVDDMMAQRLGAVFMPHGLGHLLGIDTHDPGGYPEGLERPKEPGLSSLRTTRELKEGMVITVEPGCYFIDTLLTKARNDPISSKFFNWQEVEKYKSFGGVRIESDVYVTAQGCQNLTNCPRETWEIEAVMAGAPWPLPASSSTAAAAENGVSKASS from the exons ATGgcggcctcctccccttcctccctcacCCCGCCGGCGGTGCCCATGGAGCTGCACGCCGGGAACCGcgaccgcctcgtcgccgcgctCCGCGGTCACCtctccgcctccggccgcccgccacgcggcctcgtcctcctccag GGCGGGGAGGAGCAGACGCGGTACTGCACCGATCACCTAGAGCTCTTCAG GCAGGAGAGCTACTTTGCTTACCTCTTTGGAGTGCAGGAGCCAGGGTTCTACGGCGCGATC GACATTGCCTCTGGACAGTCAATTTTGTTTGCTCCAAGGTTGCCGGCTGACTACGCTGTTTGGATGGGTGAAATAAAACCTTTGTCTTACTTCAGG GATACATACAAGGTCGATATGGCCTTCTATGTTGATGAGATCACACAGGTTGTGCAAGATCGTTACGGGGATCATGGGAAGCCTCTTCTGTTTCTCTTATATGGAAAGAATACCGACTCTGGGAATTTCTCAAAGCCTGCTAGTTTTGAG GGGATGGAGAAGTTTGATACTGATTTAAGTATACTTCATCCTGTTTTAACTGAATGTCGTGTGATCAAATCTGATCTGGAGCTTGCTGTCATCCAGTATGCTAATGATATAAGCTCTGAAGCTCATATTGAG GTCATGAGACGAGCAAGACCAGGCATGAAGGAATATCAGCTAGAAAGCATCTTTCTCCATCATGTTTATATGTACGGAGGTTGCCGGCATTGCTCTTATACATGTATATGTGCTACTGGAGATAATAG TGCTGTTCTACACTATGGACATGCGGCAGCACCAAATGACCGG ACTTTGAATGATGGAGACATGGCACTAATGGACATGGGAGGTGAATACCATTTCTATGGATCTGATATCACATGCTCATACCCT ATAAATGGCAAGTTCAACAGCAGCCAGATAATAATATACAAT GCTGTGCTTAAGGCTCATAATGCTGTCATATCATACATGCGGCCTGGAGTTAATTATATGGATATGCACAA ACTGGCAGAACGGGCAATACTTGAATCTCTCAAGAAAGAGCAAATCCTCCaagg GGATGTTGATGATATGATGGCTCAAAGGTTAGGAGCTGTTTTCATGCCTCATGGTCTTGGCCACTTACTTGGGATTGACACCCATGATCCAGGAGGCTACCCTGAG GGATTAGAGAGGCCAAAGGAGCCAGGACTGAGCTCCTTGCGGACCACAAGAGAACTCAAAGAAGGCATG GTTATTACAGTGGAGCCAGGCTGCTATTTCATCGACACTTTGCTGACTAAAGCGAGGAATGATCCAATTTCCTCAAAGTTCTTCAACTGGCAAGAGGTCGAAAAGTACAAAAGCTTTGGTGGTGTTCGCATTGAAAGTGATGTG TATGTGACGGCTCAAGGATGCCAGAACCTCACAAACTGTCCCCGGGAGACGTGGGAAATCGAGGCCGTAATGGCTGGCGCACCGTGGCCTTTGCCGGCTTCCAGTTCCACCGCGGCAGCAGCAGAGAATGGCGTGTCCAAAGCATCATCTTAG
- the LOC101782852 gene encoding far upstream element-binding protein 2 isoform X1 — translation MADDHYSSKRKYDDPSPPPRRTGFSSGPPPVSPPAGGAQSYNSVPPPPDEIQLAKQRAQEIAARIFNAAEAKRPRVDNGDDDVGGYGGGGSLGSSGGGGRIGGGGLGFSSSAGGAGHGSSIPPISSQSSAPPYSSYGGYQGTSKKIEIPNGRVGVIIGKAGETIRYLQLQSGAKIQVTRDNEAEPGAQTRPVELSGAPEQISKAEQLIKEVLAEADAGSSGTGSGGRKYNAPQPGAETFQMKIANNKVGLVIGKGGETIKSMQAKSGARIQVIPLHLPAGDTSTERTVHIDGTQEQIEIAKQLVIEVTSENRARNQMSGGYSQQGYRPPRPQSNWGPPGAPPQQPGYGYMQPGAYPGAPPQYGAPQQPYGSYPPTSGGYQTAGWDQSQNQQSHTTPPGTGYDYYSQQQQPQQQSAPGTAASTDATSYNYGQPPTYTSQGYDSTYSQQSAGQQAYDYSGYQTQGQQQGYSQQAGYDQQGYGASAYGSAASSTQDGSAPSYGGTGGASQASPGQQTSTQAAGSHPGYASQPPTSAAASYPAQGSAPSGYGAPPPQSGYGTQPPPQGGYGQGAYGQPSPQGQKPPASSPYGQAPPPGSAQAGYGQYGYSQPGYGAPPPYPGAPPASHPGYGQQQSYVDAYGSGSYGQPPAYSTEATATATSQDQSAAPAPVGATTTSAPAPANSGGAQSAES, via the exons ATGGCCGACGACCACTACTCCTCCAAGCGCAAGTACGacgacccctcgccgccgccgcggcgaacgGGGTTCTCCTCCGGCCCGCCGCCCGTCTCGCCGCCCGCTGGGGGCGCCCAGTCGTACAACAGCGTGCCGCCGCCccccgacgagatccagctCGCGAAGCAGCGCGCGCAGGAGATCGCGGCGCGGATCTTCAACGCCGCCGAGGCCAAGCGCCCACGCGTCGACAACGGCGACGATGACGTAGGCGGCTACGGGGGAGGAGGCTCCCTGGGcagcagcggtggcggtggccgcatcggcggcgggggcctcgGCTTCTCGTCCTCTGCCGGTGGTG CAGGGCATGGGTCTTCTATCCCGCCAATATCTTCACAGAGCAGTGCACCTCCGTACTCTTCATATGGTGGATATCAGGGTACAAGCAAAAAGATTGAAATACCAAATGGAAGG GTTGGTGTTATTATCGGAAAAGCTGGGGAAACTATCAGGTATCTCCAACTTCAGTCAGGAGCAAAGATTCAGGTAACAAGAGACAATGAAGCTGAGCCAGGTGCACAGACAAGACCAGTTGAGCTTTCAGGCGCTCCTGAGCAGATAAGCAAAGCTGAGCAACTGATCAAAGAAGTTCTGGCAGAG GCTGATGCTGGGTCATCTGGTACTGGATCTGGTGGCCGGAAATATAATGCACCACAGCCAGGTGCCGAGACGTTCCAGATGAAAATTGCTAATAACAAG GTGGGTCTGGTTATTGGAAAGGGTGGTgaaactataaagtccatgcaaGCCAAATCTGGAGCTCGAATTCAG GTTATTCCTTTGCATCTGCCCGCTGGTGACACTTCAACTGAAAGAACTGTGCATATTGATGGCACACAGGAACAAATTGAAATTGCAAAGCAGCTGGTGATTGAGGTTACCAGTGAG AATCGTGCCAGAAATCAAATGTCAGGTGGCTATTCTCAGCAGGGTTATCGCCCTCCTCGTCCTCAGTCAAACTGGGGCCCACCTGGTGCACCACCCCAGCAGCCTGGTTATGGTTATATGCAGCCTGGAGCTTATCCTGGGGCACCGCCACAGTATGGTGCACCTCAGCAACCTTATGGTAGCTATCCTCCAACATCTGGTGGCTATCAGACTGCGGGGTGGGATCAGTCTCAAAACCAGCAATCTCATACAACTCCCCCTGGCACTGGGTATGACTATTAtagccagcagcagcaacctcaaCAACAGTCTGCCCCTGGGACTGCTGCGTCCACTGATGCTACTAGCTACAATTATGGCCAGCCTCCTACATATACTTCACAAGGATACGATTCTACCTACTCTCAGCAGAGTGCTGGGCAGCAAGCATATGATTACTCTGGTTACCAGACCCAAGGGCAGCAGCAGGGCTATTCTCAGCAGGCTGGTTATGATCAGCAGGGCTATGGTGCATCTGCTTATGGATCAGCTGCAAGCTCGACCCAGGATGGGTCTGCACCCAGTTATGGTGGTACTGGTGGGGCCAGTCAAGCATCTCCAGGGCAGCAAACTTCAACCCAAGCTGCTGGAAGCCACCCTGGTTATGCCAGCCAACCACCTACTAGTGCTGCAGCAAGCTACCCGGCGCAAGGTTCTGCTCCATCTGGCTATGGCGCTCCACCGCCACAGTCTGGCTATGGCACCCAGCCGCCACCGCAAGGTGGGTATGGTCAGGGCGCTTACGGGCAGCCTTCTCCGCAGGGCCAGAAGCCTCCTGCATCTTCACCATATGGACAGGCTCCGCCTCCTGGATCTGCTCAGGCTGGTTATGGACAGTATGGTTACAGCCAGCCTGGTTATGGTGCACCTCCGCCTTACCCTGGTGCCCCTCCTGCAAGCCATCCAGGTTATGGCCAGCAGCAGTcttatgttgatgcttatggcAGTGGAAGCTACGGGCAGCCTCCGGCGTACTCTACTGAAGCAACAGCAACTGCTACGTCCCAGGATCAATCTGCTGCACCTGCCCCAGTTGGTGCTACCACGACATCTGCCCCAGCTCCTGCTAACAGCGGTGGCGCGCAATCTGCAGAAAGTTAA
- the LOC101782852 gene encoding far upstream element-binding protein 2 isoform X2 — protein MADDHYSSKRKYDDPSPPPRRTGFSSGPPPVSPPAGGAQSYNSVPPPPDEIQLAKQRAQEIAARIFNAAEAKRPRVDNGDDDVGGYGGGGSLGSSGGGGRIGGGGLGFSSSAGGGHGSSIPPISSQSSAPPYSSYGGYQGTSKKIEIPNGRVGVIIGKAGETIRYLQLQSGAKIQVTRDNEAEPGAQTRPVELSGAPEQISKAEQLIKEVLAEADAGSSGTGSGGRKYNAPQPGAETFQMKIANNKVGLVIGKGGETIKSMQAKSGARIQVIPLHLPAGDTSTERTVHIDGTQEQIEIAKQLVIEVTSENRARNQMSGGYSQQGYRPPRPQSNWGPPGAPPQQPGYGYMQPGAYPGAPPQYGAPQQPYGSYPPTSGGYQTAGWDQSQNQQSHTTPPGTGYDYYSQQQQPQQQSAPGTAASTDATSYNYGQPPTYTSQGYDSTYSQQSAGQQAYDYSGYQTQGQQQGYSQQAGYDQQGYGASAYGSAASSTQDGSAPSYGGTGGASQASPGQQTSTQAAGSHPGYASQPPTSAAASYPAQGSAPSGYGAPPPQSGYGTQPPPQGGYGQGAYGQPSPQGQKPPASSPYGQAPPPGSAQAGYGQYGYSQPGYGAPPPYPGAPPASHPGYGQQQSYVDAYGSGSYGQPPAYSTEATATATSQDQSAAPAPVGATTTSAPAPANSGGAQSAES, from the exons ATGGCCGACGACCACTACTCCTCCAAGCGCAAGTACGacgacccctcgccgccgccgcggcgaacgGGGTTCTCCTCCGGCCCGCCGCCCGTCTCGCCGCCCGCTGGGGGCGCCCAGTCGTACAACAGCGTGCCGCCGCCccccgacgagatccagctCGCGAAGCAGCGCGCGCAGGAGATCGCGGCGCGGATCTTCAACGCCGCCGAGGCCAAGCGCCCACGCGTCGACAACGGCGACGATGACGTAGGCGGCTACGGGGGAGGAGGCTCCCTGGGcagcagcggtggcggtggccgcatcggcggcgggggcctcgGCTTCTCGTCCTCTGCCGGTGGTG GGCATGGGTCTTCTATCCCGCCAATATCTTCACAGAGCAGTGCACCTCCGTACTCTTCATATGGTGGATATCAGGGTACAAGCAAAAAGATTGAAATACCAAATGGAAGG GTTGGTGTTATTATCGGAAAAGCTGGGGAAACTATCAGGTATCTCCAACTTCAGTCAGGAGCAAAGATTCAGGTAACAAGAGACAATGAAGCTGAGCCAGGTGCACAGACAAGACCAGTTGAGCTTTCAGGCGCTCCTGAGCAGATAAGCAAAGCTGAGCAACTGATCAAAGAAGTTCTGGCAGAG GCTGATGCTGGGTCATCTGGTACTGGATCTGGTGGCCGGAAATATAATGCACCACAGCCAGGTGCCGAGACGTTCCAGATGAAAATTGCTAATAACAAG GTGGGTCTGGTTATTGGAAAGGGTGGTgaaactataaagtccatgcaaGCCAAATCTGGAGCTCGAATTCAG GTTATTCCTTTGCATCTGCCCGCTGGTGACACTTCAACTGAAAGAACTGTGCATATTGATGGCACACAGGAACAAATTGAAATTGCAAAGCAGCTGGTGATTGAGGTTACCAGTGAG AATCGTGCCAGAAATCAAATGTCAGGTGGCTATTCTCAGCAGGGTTATCGCCCTCCTCGTCCTCAGTCAAACTGGGGCCCACCTGGTGCACCACCCCAGCAGCCTGGTTATGGTTATATGCAGCCTGGAGCTTATCCTGGGGCACCGCCACAGTATGGTGCACCTCAGCAACCTTATGGTAGCTATCCTCCAACATCTGGTGGCTATCAGACTGCGGGGTGGGATCAGTCTCAAAACCAGCAATCTCATACAACTCCCCCTGGCACTGGGTATGACTATTAtagccagcagcagcaacctcaaCAACAGTCTGCCCCTGGGACTGCTGCGTCCACTGATGCTACTAGCTACAATTATGGCCAGCCTCCTACATATACTTCACAAGGATACGATTCTACCTACTCTCAGCAGAGTGCTGGGCAGCAAGCATATGATTACTCTGGTTACCAGACCCAAGGGCAGCAGCAGGGCTATTCTCAGCAGGCTGGTTATGATCAGCAGGGCTATGGTGCATCTGCTTATGGATCAGCTGCAAGCTCGACCCAGGATGGGTCTGCACCCAGTTATGGTGGTACTGGTGGGGCCAGTCAAGCATCTCCAGGGCAGCAAACTTCAACCCAAGCTGCTGGAAGCCACCCTGGTTATGCCAGCCAACCACCTACTAGTGCTGCAGCAAGCTACCCGGCGCAAGGTTCTGCTCCATCTGGCTATGGCGCTCCACCGCCACAGTCTGGCTATGGCACCCAGCCGCCACCGCAAGGTGGGTATGGTCAGGGCGCTTACGGGCAGCCTTCTCCGCAGGGCCAGAAGCCTCCTGCATCTTCACCATATGGACAGGCTCCGCCTCCTGGATCTGCTCAGGCTGGTTATGGACAGTATGGTTACAGCCAGCCTGGTTATGGTGCACCTCCGCCTTACCCTGGTGCCCCTCCTGCAAGCCATCCAGGTTATGGCCAGCAGCAGTcttatgttgatgcttatggcAGTGGAAGCTACGGGCAGCCTCCGGCGTACTCTACTGAAGCAACAGCAACTGCTACGTCCCAGGATCAATCTGCTGCACCTGCCCCAGTTGGTGCTACCACGACATCTGCCCCAGCTCCTGCTAACAGCGGTGGCGCGCAATCTGCAGAAAGTTAA